In Geopsychrobacter electrodiphilus DSM 16401, a single window of DNA contains:
- the trxB gene encoding thioredoxin-disulfide reductase yields the protein MSAQEYDIIIIGGGPAGMTAGLYASRSELKTLLVEKMIMGGQMMTATLVENWPGYPGGIDGPELMMRFQTHCVEFGLETRTGEVEKIEDLGKQKRLIIDGKEYLCKAVIIATGANPRKLGIEGEEALVGRGVSYCATCDGAFFRNVPIAVIGAGDTAAEEAVFLTRFASKVYMVHRRDKMRTTKILQNRVFESEKIEMVWDSVVSGLDSDNTGLTGITVKNVKSGEQRQLNAVGMFVAVGVTPISGFLKDLVELDKSGYIKASENTRTSVPGIFVAGDCRTSVLKQVSTAVGDGAVAATQAEKYLEELKHS from the coding sequence ATGAGCGCACAGGAATATGACATCATTATTATTGGGGGTGGTCCGGCCGGTATGACAGCTGGCCTCTATGCTTCACGGTCTGAGTTGAAAACCTTGCTGGTCGAAAAGATGATTATGGGCGGGCAAATGATGACCGCGACCCTGGTCGAAAACTGGCCCGGTTATCCCGGTGGTATAGATGGTCCGGAACTGATGATGCGCTTTCAGACGCACTGTGTCGAATTCGGTCTCGAGACCAGAACCGGTGAAGTTGAAAAAATCGAAGATCTTGGCAAGCAGAAACGCCTGATCATCGATGGCAAGGAATATCTATGCAAGGCGGTGATTATCGCTACCGGCGCCAACCCGCGCAAGCTGGGTATTGAAGGGGAAGAGGCGCTGGTTGGGCGCGGGGTCTCCTACTGTGCGACCTGCGACGGTGCTTTTTTTCGTAACGTGCCGATTGCCGTGATCGGAGCTGGTGATACGGCGGCTGAAGAAGCTGTCTTTCTGACGCGTTTTGCCAGTAAGGTCTACATGGTTCACCGTCGTGACAAGATGCGAACCACGAAAATTCTGCAAAATCGTGTCTTTGAGAGTGAAAAAATCGAAATGGTTTGGGATTCGGTTGTTTCAGGGCTTGATTCTGATAATACAGGCCTGACCGGAATCACGGTTAAAAATGTCAAGAGCGGCGAACAACGCCAACTCAACGCCGTCGGTATGTTCGTCGCGGTCGGTGTCACGCCGATTTCCGGGTTTTTAAAAGATCTGGTTGAACTGGACAAGAGCGGTTATATCAAGGCGAGTGAAAATACCCGCACATCGGTGCCGGGAATTTTCGTCGCCGGTGATTGCCGGACCAGCGTGCTCAAGCAGGTTTCAACCGCCGTCGGTGATGGCGCTGTGGCCGCGACTCAGGCCGAAAAGTATCTCGAAGAACTGAAACACAGCTGA
- a CDS encoding carbon-nitrogen family hydrolase, with product MPRQIRAAAVQFNIKPGAIQINLAKAAEGLRRAAQQGAQLAVLPEMWSCAYDFRHMTALAEQTPQVLEHWQQTCRDTGLVSVGSLPEIAGEKIYNTAYVIDCGEVIGRYRKLHLFSTMNEDKYLAAGDEMLVVETSIARLGIAICYDLRFPELFRKLSLAGAEIICLPAEWPKPRQEHWDTLIRARAIENQLFVVAANCCGVQGPLDFFGRSQLISPLGRVLAFAGEEEAELVADFDFDEMAQYRHQINILGDRRSDVYGTP from the coding sequence ATGCCAAGACAAATTCGCGCTGCGGCGGTTCAGTTCAACATTAAACCTGGTGCCATCCAAATTAATCTGGCAAAAGCGGCTGAGGGGCTGCGGCGAGCTGCCCAACAGGGTGCGCAACTCGCGGTTCTGCCTGAGATGTGGAGTTGTGCCTATGATTTTCGGCATATGACAGCTTTGGCGGAACAAACGCCACAGGTCCTCGAACATTGGCAGCAGACCTGTCGTGATACCGGCCTGGTTTCAGTCGGCAGTCTACCTGAAATTGCCGGCGAAAAAATTTACAATACTGCTTATGTGATCGATTGCGGCGAAGTCATAGGGAGATACCGCAAGCTGCATCTGTTTTCGACCATGAACGAGGATAAGTATCTGGCCGCGGGGGATGAGATGCTGGTGGTTGAGACCTCGATCGCACGGTTGGGAATAGCCATCTGCTATGATCTGCGCTTTCCCGAACTTTTTCGCAAATTGTCCCTGGCTGGCGCTGAAATTATCTGTCTTCCGGCAGAATGGCCCAAGCCGCGTCAGGAACACTGGGACACCTTGATCAGGGCGCGTGCGATCGAAAATCAACTATTTGTTGTGGCGGCTAACTGTTGTGGTGTGCAGGGCCCCCTCGATTTCTTCGGGCGTAGTCAGCTGATTTCACCACTGGGGAGGGTTTTGGCCTTTGCGGGTGAGGAGGAGGCTGAACTGGTCGCCGACTTTGACTTTGATGAGATGGCGCAATATCGGCACCAAATTAATATTCTTGGCGATCGTCGGTCCGATGTTTATGGAACGCCCTGA
- the nhaD gene encoding sodium:proton antiporter NhaD, producing the protein MKKLGLLLLPMLSLASVAFGSEGAKINTELIHTGMGYLALFIFVGAYALVILEENLHLRKSKPVMVAAGIIWILVALTYASIGDHHSPEEAIRGNLTEYAELFLFLLSAMTYINALTERNVFQALRSWLVLKGFTLRTVFWITGLLAFLISPIADNLTTALLMGAVVMAVAKDNKKFVVVACINVVVGANAGGAFSPFGDITTLMVWQKGQVQFLEFFDIFLPSLVNWLIPALIMSFTIAKERPEAHGEPVQMKVGARRIMALFLLTIITAVSFHQFLNLPPAVGMMLGLGYLSFFAYYLKKKELREFHNSSALDMTGGDLHEGGHPPIGFDLFQKIAKAEWDTLLFFYGVILCVGGLSQFGYLAITSDFLYNGLGATWANVTVGLLSAIVDNIPVMFAVLTMNPHMSHGQWLLVTLTAGVGGSLLSIGSAAGVGLMGTARGVYTFGQHMKWTWAIALGYAAAILMHLWFNAELMTIFNH; encoded by the coding sequence ATGAAAAAGCTGGGGCTGCTTCTGCTGCCGATGTTATCGCTAGCTTCCGTTGCTTTCGGCAGTGAAGGGGCCAAGATCAACACCGAACTGATCCATACAGGGATGGGTTATCTGGCCCTGTTTATTTTTGTCGGCGCCTATGCTCTGGTCATTCTCGAAGAGAACCTCCACCTGCGTAAAAGTAAACCGGTCATGGTTGCCGCCGGAATCATCTGGATTCTGGTTGCGCTGACCTATGCCTCCATAGGAGATCACCACTCCCCGGAAGAGGCGATTCGTGGCAACCTGACAGAATACGCCGAACTCTTCCTCTTTCTATTATCCGCGATGACCTACATCAACGCCCTGACCGAACGCAATGTCTTTCAGGCGCTGCGCTCCTGGCTGGTGCTCAAAGGCTTCACCCTGCGCACCGTTTTCTGGATCACCGGCCTGCTCGCCTTTCTGATCTCACCCATTGCCGACAACCTGACCACCGCCCTTTTGATGGGTGCCGTGGTTATGGCGGTCGCCAAAGATAATAAAAAGTTTGTCGTGGTTGCCTGCATCAATGTGGTCGTCGGCGCCAATGCGGGGGGCGCCTTCTCCCCCTTTGGTGACATTACCACCCTGATGGTCTGGCAGAAAGGGCAGGTTCAATTTCTCGAATTCTTCGATATTTTTCTCCCTTCCCTGGTCAACTGGCTGATCCCGGCGCTCATCATGAGTTTCACCATCGCCAAGGAACGTCCAGAAGCCCACGGCGAACCAGTCCAGATGAAGGTCGGCGCACGCCGCATTATGGCTCTCTTCCTGCTGACCATCATAACCGCGGTCTCGTTTCACCAGTTTCTCAACCTGCCGCCAGCTGTCGGCATGATGCTCGGTCTCGGATATCTGTCCTTCTTCGCTTACTATCTGAAGAAAAAGGAGCTGCGCGAATTTCACAACAGTTCTGCCCTTGATATGACGGGAGGCGACCTTCACGAAGGGGGACACCCCCCTATCGGCTTCGACCTGTTCCAAAAGATCGCCAAGGCTGAGTGGGACACACTGCTCTTCTTCTACGGGGTTATCCTCTGTGTTGGAGGTCTCTCGCAATTCGGCTATTTAGCAATCACCTCTGACTTTCTTTACAACGGCCTTGGGGCCACCTGGGCCAACGTAACGGTCGGCTTGCTCTCGGCGATTGTCGATAATATACCGGTGATGTTCGCCGTTTTGACCATGAACCCCCACATGTCCCACGGTCAGTGGCTGCTGGTAACCCTGACCGCCGGGGTTGGCGGCAGTTTGCTTTCCATCGGCAGCGCCGCAGGGGTTGGTCTGATGGGGACCGCCCGTGGCGTCTACACCTTCGGTCAGCACATGAAATGGACCTGGGCAATAGCTCTCGGTTATGCTGCCGCAATTCTGATGCATCTCTGGTTTAATGCGGAGCTGATGACGATTTTCAACCACTAA
- the nhaD gene encoding sodium:proton antiporter NhaD, with protein sequence MLTLLVVIFVLAYTAIALEHPLKVNKSASALIGAGLLWTVYALATGDHQLVSQQLNESLSNTAQIIFFLMGAMTIVELVDAHQGFVVITSRITTTRLTTLLWLIGFVTFFLSAMLDNLTTTIVMISLIKKLLDKHEDRLFFAGIIVIAANAGGAWSPIGDVTTTMLWIGGQITTLAIMKGVFLASLANLLIPLAVTSYVLRGKLVEAPTFVERRGAGVVTTTFERNLMFCCGIGTLVAVPIFKTLTHLPPFMGILFGLGILWLVGELVHRNKKDEEKQHLTLVHALAHIDMSSVVFFIGILLAVATLEQTHILTNVAAWLDRVVGSQGLIVTIIGMISAIVDNVPLVAASMGMYDMSQFHPDSFLWEFMAYCAGTGGSILIIGSAAGVAAMGLEKIHFFWYVKRISGLALLGYFSGALVYVIQYSLLRG encoded by the coding sequence ATGCTCACCTTACTGGTTGTTATCTTCGTACTTGCGTATACCGCAATCGCCCTTGAACACCCCCTCAAGGTCAACAAATCTGCGTCCGCGCTGATCGGCGCTGGCCTTCTCTGGACGGTCTATGCCCTGGCGACCGGCGACCATCAACTGGTTTCACAACAACTGAATGAGTCCCTCTCTAACACAGCTCAAATCATCTTCTTCCTGATGGGGGCCATGACCATTGTCGAACTGGTCGATGCCCACCAGGGTTTTGTGGTCATCACCTCCCGAATCACCACGACCCGACTAACGACTCTGCTCTGGCTGATCGGGTTTGTAACCTTTTTTCTCAGTGCGATGCTCGACAACCTGACGACCACCATCGTGATGATCTCACTGATTAAAAAGCTGCTCGACAAACATGAAGATCGCCTGTTTTTTGCCGGGATCATCGTCATTGCCGCCAACGCTGGTGGTGCCTGGTCCCCCATCGGCGACGTCACGACAACAATGCTCTGGATCGGCGGTCAGATCACCACCCTGGCGATTATGAAAGGGGTTTTCCTGGCCTCTCTGGCGAACCTGCTGATCCCCCTGGCGGTGACCAGCTATGTTCTGCGCGGCAAACTGGTGGAGGCGCCAACATTTGTTGAACGCCGGGGTGCTGGCGTCGTCACCACCACATTCGAACGCAACCTGATGTTCTGCTGCGGGATCGGCACCCTGGTTGCGGTACCGATCTTCAAGACCCTGACCCACCTGCCGCCTTTCATGGGTATCCTGTTCGGATTGGGTATCCTCTGGCTGGTTGGCGAACTGGTCCACCGCAACAAGAAAGACGAGGAGAAACAACATCTGACTCTGGTTCATGCCCTGGCCCACATCGACATGAGTTCGGTGGTCTTTTTCATCGGCATTCTGTTGGCGGTCGCGACGCTGGAACAAACCCACATCCTCACCAACGTGGCGGCATGGCTTGACAGGGTCGTGGGCAGTCAGGGCCTGATTGTTACGATCATCGGCATGATCAGCGCGATCGTCGACAACGTACCCCTGGTCGCTGCTTCCATGGGGATGTACGATATGAGTCAGTTCCACCCGGATAGTTTTCTCTGGGAATTCATGGCCTATTGTGCCGGAACCGGGGGCTCGATTTTGATTATAGGTTCGGCCGCCGGAGTGGCGGCCATGGGGCTGGAAAAGATTCACTTCTTCTGGTACGTCAAAAGAATCAGCGGGCTGGCTTTGCTCGGCTATTTTTCCGGAGCGCTGGTTTATGTTATTCAATACAGCCTGTTGCGAGGGTAA
- the hemW gene encoding radical SAM family heme chaperone HemW: protein MAGLYLHVPFCQQKCHYCDFFSAPPLGDQLTSWHQLLERNLHLIAQEYRPLLETVFFGGGTPSLLTPSQIATILSSCQKLFPVSSGAEISLEANPGTLTVTNLKGYLSAGINRLSIGVQSFDDETLDLLGRRHNAAEARQIFIQARSLGFTNISLDLIFALPGQSLAALDRELEQLLELSPEHVGIYGLSIEPGTHLAKLINKGQLRETTDEAYAEAYLHLHRRLTAEGYDHYEISNFARPGYRCRHNQGYWQRKPCLAAGAGAHGFNPTGYGQRNAIPNDLLRYQQKLDAGENPAELLEEFDQQLAMVETLYLGLRTSDGVDRTDFAQKFGSFPEVAFPAAFHSLGSKLHLEKNRYFFNPEEWLLYDHLISHFL from the coding sequence ATGGCCGGACTCTACCTGCACGTCCCCTTCTGTCAGCAAAAATGTCATTACTGTGATTTCTTCTCGGCCCCCCCCCTGGGGGACCAACTGACCTCCTGGCATCAACTGTTAGAACGCAACCTGCACCTGATTGCCCAGGAGTATAGGCCTCTCCTTGAAACAGTTTTTTTCGGTGGCGGGACCCCTTCCCTGCTGACTCCGTCCCAGATAGCAACCATTCTGAGCAGTTGCCAAAAACTTTTTCCGGTCAGTAGTGGCGCCGAAATCTCACTTGAAGCCAACCCCGGAACACTGACGGTGACAAATCTGAAAGGTTATCTTTCCGCAGGCATAAACCGGCTCTCAATCGGCGTCCAGAGTTTCGATGATGAGACGTTAGACCTTCTAGGTCGCAGGCACAATGCAGCAGAAGCCCGGCAGATCTTCATCCAAGCCCGTTCCCTTGGCTTTACCAATATCTCCCTCGACCTGATCTTCGCCCTGCCGGGACAAAGTCTCGCGGCCCTTGATCGGGAACTGGAGCAACTGCTTGAACTGTCTCCTGAGCACGTTGGGATCTACGGTTTGTCGATCGAACCCGGGACTCACCTGGCGAAATTGATCAATAAAGGTCAACTACGGGAGACCACGGATGAGGCCTATGCCGAAGCCTATCTGCATCTTCATCGGCGGCTAACAGCCGAAGGCTACGACCATTATGAAATTTCAAACTTTGCCCGCCCCGGCTACCGGTGTCGCCACAACCAGGGCTATTGGCAACGGAAACCTTGTCTTGCCGCCGGCGCCGGCGCACATGGCTTTAACCCCACCGGTTACGGACAGCGCAACGCCATCCCCAATGACCTGCTCCGTTATCAGCAGAAACTTGACGCGGGGGAGAACCCGGCCGAACTGCTGGAAGAATTCGATCAACAGCTGGCGATGGTAGAAACCCTCTATCTGGGCCTACGCACCAGCGATGGAGTGGATCGCACTGATTTTGCGCAAAAATTCGGTAGCTTCCCTGAGGTTGCTTTTCCTGCCGCCTTCCATAGCCTCGGATCCAAACTCCATCTCGAAAAGAACCGCTATTTTTTTAACCCTGAAGAGTGGCTGCTATACGATCACCTGATCAGCCATTTTCTTTAG
- the hrcA gene encoding heat-inducible transcriptional repressor HrcA translates to MGSPLNERSQNILEAIVEDYIQTAEPVGSRAITRRHAFDLSPATVRNVMSDLEEMGFLISPHTSAGRIPTEKGYQYYVESLLQVRDLSQECRDNLEDGSRFAGKNMEDIMQEVGNLLSGISSYTGLVMAPRFNSTIFRQIDFIRLSKGRLLVIFVSESGLVQNKVIEPGFDFTQRELESITNYLNHRLPGMTITQVRERIAVELREEKTRLNKLQKQAFELSDKALQGDISDQVYVAGTSRMLEQPDFSSHDSMMKIMRTLESKQQLIHLLDSSQSVGGVQIFIGSQSTHAKLDGCSLITAPFSGHKGAIGTLGVIGPVRMNYSQVIPIVDFTANLVSRILDRETR, encoded by the coding sequence ATGGGTTCTCCTTTAAACGAGCGCAGTCAAAATATCCTCGAAGCGATTGTTGAGGACTATATTCAAACCGCAGAACCTGTCGGTAGCCGGGCGATCACCAGGCGCCACGCCTTTGACCTGTCGCCGGCAACGGTGCGCAACGTCATGTCAGATCTGGAAGAGATGGGTTTTCTCATCTCGCCGCACACCTCGGCTGGGCGCATTCCAACTGAAAAAGGCTATCAGTATTACGTCGAATCCTTGTTGCAGGTGCGTGATCTATCTCAGGAATGCCGCGACAACCTGGAAGATGGCTCGCGCTTTGCGGGCAAGAACATGGAAGACATCATGCAGGAGGTGGGTAATCTGCTCTCCGGCATATCAAGTTACACCGGACTGGTCATGGCTCCACGATTCAACTCCACCATCTTTCGCCAGATCGACTTTATCCGCCTGTCCAAGGGACGTCTGCTGGTCATTTTTGTCTCGGAATCCGGGCTGGTGCAAAACAAGGTCATTGAACCGGGATTTGATTTTACTCAACGTGAACTGGAATCGATCACCAACTATCTGAACCACAGACTCCCCGGCATGACCATCACCCAGGTCCGGGAGCGGATAGCAGTGGAACTTCGTGAAGAGAAAACACGCCTGAACAAATTGCAAAAACAAGCCTTCGAACTATCTGACAAGGCTCTCCAGGGAGATATCTCAGACCAGGTTTATGTCGCCGGGACGTCACGCATGCTTGAGCAACCCGACTTCAGTTCGCATGACTCGATGATGAAGATTATGCGCACCCTCGAAAGCAAGCAGCAATTAATTCACCTGCTCGACAGCAGTCAGTCGGTCGGTGGTGTTCAGATATTTATCGGTAGCCAGTCTACCCACGCCAAACTTGATGGCTGCAGTTTGATTACAGCCCCTTTTTCGGGGCATAAAGGTGCGATTGGCACTCT